The Syntrophaceae bacterium genome has a segment encoding these proteins:
- a CDS encoding phosphate ABC transporter ATP-binding protein: MSHIRIRNLSISYGGHRVLQDISLDIPDRQIIAIIGPSGCGKTTLLKSLNRLLDLYDSVTVEGDVLIDGLNIYDRQADLLALRKKVGFLSQRPYPLPMSIYDNIAFGPRIHRVGGAQIRKRIEELERSRELLLGNSMEGERSTARKKRGNSLDRLVEYYLNLAGLWDEVKDRLHAPASRLSIGQQQRLALARAIAVDPEVILADEPTSALDPVSARLVEKQFQFLKKDYTIVVVTHILRQARRMADYIVFLYMGELVEHGPAAEFFNAPRDERTRAYISGEIS, from the coding sequence ATGTCCCACATCCGTATCCGTAACCTGAGCATATCCTACGGCGGCCACCGTGTGCTCCAGGATATCTCCCTGGACATCCCGGACCGCCAAATCATTGCCATTATCGGCCCTTCCGGCTGTGGGAAAACCACCCTTCTGAAGAGTCTGAATCGCCTTCTTGACCTTTACGACAGCGTTACGGTAGAGGGGGACGTCCTTATCGACGGGCTCAACATTTATGACCGGCAGGCCGATCTCCTGGCCCTGCGCAAGAAGGTGGGATTTCTCTCCCAGCGGCCATATCCTCTGCCCATGTCGATCTACGATAACATTGCCTTCGGACCCCGGATCCATCGGGTGGGGGGAGCGCAGATCCGCAAGCGGATCGAGGAACTGGAGAGAAGCCGGGAGCTTCTGCTGGGTAACTCCATGGAAGGAGAGCGGTCCACAGCCCGCAAGAAGAGAGGGAATTCCCTGGACCGCCTGGTTGAATACTACCTCAATCTGGCGGGACTCTGGGACGAGGTGAAGGATCGCCTTCATGCACCGGCGTCCCGTCTGTCCATCGGGCAGCAGCAGCGCCTGGCATTGGCACGGGCCATCGCCGTTGATCCGGAGGTCATCCTGGCTGATGAGCCGACATCGGCGCTGGACCCGGTGTCGGCGCGGCTGGTGGAGAAGCAGTTCCAGTTCCTGAAAAAGGATTATACGATTGTTGTGGTTACTCATATCCTCCGACAGGCCAGGCGAATGGCGGACTACATCGTATTTCTCTACATGGGCGAGCTTGTAGAGCACGGGCCTGCTGCCGAGTTCTTCAACGCGCCGCGGGATGAGAGGACCCGGGCCTACATCAGTGGTGAGATCAGCTGA
- a CDS encoding phosphate ABC transporter substrate-binding protein: MAMVLGSLEGRAAERGPAVGKAPATVDLQGTIRVSGAWALYPMMVKWAEEFRKLHPKVRIDVSAGGAGKGAADTLTGMVDIGMVSREIRQEETRQGLFGVPVVKDAVFPTINGNNPVLATLMKKGIKKSVFTDLWIMGKPLTWGSVAGQAVPTRIQVYTRSDSCGAAETWAKYLGKKQEDLKGVAVYGDPGVAEAIRRDPAGIGYNNLNYAYDMRTGRPVAGLQIAPIDVNENGRVDPGERLMSKHDAIQAVLAGRYPSPPARDLYLVAKGNFKGTSLAFVRWILTDGQRYAEEVGYLKVTPGQVKESLKKVR, translated from the coding sequence ACCTTCAAGGTACCATCAGGGTCTCCGGCGCCTGGGCTCTTTATCCGATGATGGTCAAGTGGGCCGAGGAGTTCAGAAAACTGCACCCCAAGGTCAGAATCGACGTTTCCGCCGGCGGGGCCGGCAAGGGGGCCGCGGATACACTGACAGGAATGGTGGATATCGGAATGGTCTCCCGAGAGATCAGGCAGGAGGAAACCAGGCAGGGTCTCTTCGGGGTTCCCGTTGTCAAGGATGCTGTTTTCCCAACGATCAACGGCAACAACCCGGTCCTGGCCACCCTGATGAAAAAGGGCATCAAGAAGAGCGTCTTCACGGATCTGTGGATTATGGGAAAACCCCTCACCTGGGGATCCGTTGCGGGACAAGCCGTTCCGACAAGGATTCAGGTATACACCCGGTCCGATTCCTGCGGTGCTGCCGAGACCTGGGCGAAATATCTGGGGAAAAAACAGGAAGACCTCAAGGGAGTTGCCGTTTACGGAGATCCGGGCGTTGCAGAAGCGATCCGGAGGGATCCTGCCGGGATTGGTTATAACAACCTGAATTATGCCTATGACATGCGAACGGGCAGGCCCGTTGCCGGTCTCCAGATTGCTCCCATCGATGTCAACGAGAATGGCCGGGTGGATCCCGGCGAGCGACTGATGTCGAAGCATGATGCCATCCAGGCCGTCCTTGCGGGGCGATATCCCTCGCCCCCGGCCCGCGATCTGTATCTCGTCGCCAAGGGTAACTTCAAGGGGACGTCTCTGGCTTTCGTTCGCTGGATTCTGACGGATGGTCAGCGGTACGCGGAGGAGGTTGGCTATCTGAAGGTTACGCCGGGCCAAGTCAAGGAGTCTCTGAAGAAGGTGAGATAG
- the pstC gene encoding phosphate ABC transporter permease subunit PstC has protein sequence MRFPLLFVHVLFLAIGVGLFLKAWPLLAEVPIGAILGSESWHPLRGDFGLYPFIMGTLAVTALAMAISIPVCLLSAVYLSEYAGTRIRESVRLAVDILAGIPSVIYGLCGILVIVPLVRELGEAIGIQTTGYSLLAGGIILAIMVAPFIIALTVEVFRTIPIEARESALALGTTRWEMVHHVLLRHARRGVMAAVVLGFSRAFGETMAVLMVVGNVPQVPGSLFDPAYPLPALIANNYGEMMSIPLYDAALMLAAFILLLVVSVFSLGAHFTLLRIGRFGV, from the coding sequence ATGCGGTTTCCTCTTCTTTTCGTCCATGTCCTGTTTCTTGCCATCGGGGTGGGGCTGTTTTTGAAGGCCTGGCCCCTTCTGGCGGAGGTTCCCATCGGGGCCATCCTGGGATCCGAGTCCTGGCATCCCCTGAGAGGCGACTTCGGGCTGTATCCTTTTATCATGGGAACTCTGGCGGTCACGGCACTGGCTATGGCCATATCAATTCCCGTCTGCCTGTTGAGCGCCGTCTATCTGTCCGAGTATGCCGGAACCCGGATCCGGGAGTCCGTCCGATTGGCGGTCGATATCCTGGCGGGCATCCCATCGGTTATTTACGGCCTCTGCGGCATCCTCGTCATTGTTCCCCTGGTGCGCGAACTGGGAGAGGCAATCGGGATCCAGACCACCGGCTACAGTCTTCTTGCCGGGGGGATCATACTGGCCATCATGGTTGCGCCGTTCATCATTGCGCTTACGGTTGAGGTCTTCCGGACCATTCCGATCGAAGCCCGGGAAAGCGCCCTCGCCCTGGGAACGACGAGATGGGAAATGGTCCATCACGTTCTGCTCCGCCATGCCCGCCGGGGGGTCATGGCGGCAGTCGTCCTGGGATTCTCCAGGGCGTTCGGCGAGACGATGGCGGTTCTCATGGTCGTGGGCAATGTTCCGCAGGTACCCGGTTCCCTGTTTGACCCCGCGTATCCTCTGCCGGCTCTCATCGCCAACAACTATGGAGAGATGATGTCCATTCCTCTCTACGACGCAGCTCTCATGCTGGCCGCCTTCATCCTTTTGCTCGTTGTGAGCGTGTTCAGCCTGGGAGCGCATTTCACCCTGCTTCGCATCGGGCGGTTCGGGGTCTGA
- the pstA gene encoding phosphate ABC transporter permease PstA, giving the protein MGSRKFTENLFKVLMLLSLVLILSTLVGIMAVIVVKGWNAMSLSMLIETPQGGYYLGQGGGVANAIVGSLYLAFGASILAMLISLPAAFALQREYTNRRFADATRFVLDILWGTPSIVYGAFGFTLMVYLGLRASLLGGIIVLTMLMLPIMIRSMEEVIRMVPPELKEIAYALGTTRLETTFAVVFRQALPGMITAVLLAFGRGIGDAASILFTAGYTDEIPSSLLDPVASLPLAVFFQVGTPIPEVQERAYAAALILLAIVLLVNIASRLLGRRFSKNIIR; this is encoded by the coding sequence ATGGGATCCCGGAAATTTACGGAAAACCTGTTCAAGGTCCTGATGCTGCTTTCCCTGGTTCTGATCCTTTCCACCCTGGTGGGCATCATGGCCGTCATCGTCGTGAAGGGCTGGAACGCCATGAGCCTTTCCATGCTGATCGAAACGCCGCAGGGCGGGTATTACCTGGGCCAGGGGGGGGGAGTTGCCAATGCCATCGTCGGTTCCCTGTACCTGGCTTTCGGGGCGTCGATCCTGGCAATGCTGATCAGCCTCCCCGCGGCGTTCGCTCTCCAGCGGGAATACACGAACAGGCGTTTTGCCGATGCAACCCGCTTCGTCCTGGACATCCTGTGGGGTACGCCCTCCATTGTCTACGGTGCTTTTGGCTTTACCCTCATGGTTTATCTCGGGCTGCGGGCCTCCCTGCTGGGAGGGATCATTGTGCTCACAATGCTGATGCTGCCCATTATGATCCGGTCCATGGAGGAGGTGATCCGCATGGTCCCGCCGGAACTCAAGGAGATCGCCTATGCCCTGGGAACGACGCGGCTGGAGACCACCTTTGCGGTCGTGTTTCGGCAGGCTTTGCCCGGCATGATCACAGCGGTCCTCCTGGCCTTCGGACGTGGGATCGGCGACGCCGCATCGATCCTTTTCACAGCGGGATACACGGACGAGATCCCCTCGTCTCTCCTCGATCCAGTCGCCTCCCTCCCCCTGGCCGTCTTTTTCCAGGTGGGGACACCGATCCCGGAGGTTCAGGAACGGGCCTATGCGGCGGCCCTGATTCTCCTGGCAATCGTCCTGCTGGTCAACATCGCGTCGCGCCTGCTGGGGCGGCGTTTTTCAAAGAACATTATCCGTTAG